One window from the genome of SAR202 cluster bacterium encodes:
- a CDS encoding 1-acyl-sn-glycerol-3-phosphate acyltransferase, producing MIYNFLILVGKVCYKIFAKVTVIGKQNIPKKGSVLIVSNHTANLDPAILAVMLPRTINFVGKTELFKYKITSFLMKALHVIPIRRFYLDRKGLVRIFEAIEQGKAIGFFPEGTRSGSSGLKKGNQGAAYIASKSGVSVIPVGITGTSKINSYLRFPFPFSKIVVNIGEEIQIDENCDLETGTNIIMNKIAELLPESLRGAYKG from the coding sequence ATGATATATAATTTTTTGATTCTAGTAGGTAAAGTTTGTTATAAAATTTTTGCTAAAGTTACCGTTATTGGAAAACAAAATATACCTAAAAAAGGTTCAGTTTTAATCGTTTCTAATCATACAGCTAACTTAGATCCTGCTATATTGGCTGTTATGCTACCGAGAACCATTAATTTTGTGGGCAAAACTGAATTATTTAAGTATAAAATCACATCATTTTTAATGAAAGCACTACATGTTATTCCAATACGAAGATTTTATTTAGATCGTAAAGGTTTAGTGCGTATTTTTGAGGCAATTGAACAAGGTAAAGCTATCGGCTTTTTCCCCGAAGGAACACGCAGTGGCTCTTCAGGTCTAAAAAAAGGCAATCAAGGAGCTGCGTATATTGCGTCTAAATCTGGGGTGTCAGTTATACCAGTAGGAATCACTGGTACAAGTAAGATTAATTCATATTTAAGATTTCCTTTCCCTTTTTCAAAAATCGTGGTAAATATTGGAGAAGAAATTCAAATAGATGAAAATTGTGACTTAGAAACTGGTACTAATATCATTATGAATAAAATTGCTGAATTATTACCAGAGTCTTTAAGAGGTGCATACAAAGGTTAA
- the glmS gene encoding glutamine--fructose-6-phosphate transaminase (isomerizing): MCGIVGYLGYRNAQDVILSSLQKLEYRGYDSCGLAILNSENTIEYMKTAGKINDLKEMLIENRIPGNFGIGHTRWATHGKPDDRNAHPHSDGDSSVWIVHNGIIENYQELKNELQSKGYKFKSETDSEIIAFLISDLLKQEYSFIESVEKTAQMITGSHSVLAMADKDMRKVIGFRKGHAGGLVVGYGNDEMFVASDMSAIGEYTNKLVYLETDQLVILDDNSASYKDIGGGYFEPDHSFIEVPDTHFSKDDFDHYMIKEIIEQPRSIYNSLSNKIIFNDDKIEFEDFILPNNFTKDINRIILTGMGTSLYACEIGQYYIESLANIPCQTEDASELRYKDSPIDENTLLISVTQSGETADTLGAMSLFQTKGCKQILISNSIGSAASRIADIEININSGIEIGVASTKSFTGSILSLLFLAIKLGADKGTLPIPEAESLILDSTKLPDLMNQVVEMNPQIEMMAKKYSKYNHFLYLGRGFNKPVAFEGALKLKEVSYIHAEGYSAGQMKHGPIALVDNNIPVIAMALTDNYYEKMRNTIQEIKARSGILIGLVTKGNYDLDGLIDDVIEIPECPKYLTPFLTIIPLQLFSYYIAFELGYDVDQPRNLAKTVTVE, from the coding sequence ATGTGTGGAATAGTTGGATATTTAGGATATAGGAATGCTCAAGACGTAATATTATCGAGTTTACAGAAACTCGAATATCGTGGTTATGATAGTTGTGGATTGGCTATTTTGAACTCTGAAAATACAATCGAATATATGAAAACCGCAGGAAAAATTAATGATTTAAAAGAAATGTTAATTGAAAATAGAATACCAGGAAACTTTGGTATAGGTCATACTCGTTGGGCAACACATGGGAAACCAGATGATAGAAATGCTCATCCTCATAGCGATGGAGACTCATCAGTATGGATTGTCCATAATGGAATAATTGAAAATTACCAGGAATTAAAAAATGAATTACAGTCCAAAGGATATAAATTTAAGTCTGAGACTGACAGTGAAATAATAGCTTTTTTGATTTCTGATTTATTAAAACAAGAATATTCTTTTATTGAATCAGTAGAAAAGACAGCACAAATGATAACAGGATCTCATTCAGTTTTAGCCATGGCCGATAAAGATATGCGAAAAGTAATAGGTTTCAGAAAAGGCCATGCTGGTGGATTAGTTGTTGGCTATGGAAATGATGAGATGTTTGTAGCAAGCGATATGTCTGCAATAGGTGAATACACTAATAAATTAGTATATCTAGAAACAGACCAATTGGTGATCTTAGATGATAATTCGGCCTCATATAAGGATATTGGTGGTGGATATTTTGAACCAGATCATAGTTTTATTGAGGTTCCAGATACTCATTTTAGTAAAGATGATTTTGATCACTATATGATAAAAGAAATAATAGAACAACCAAGAAGTATTTATAACAGTTTAAGTAATAAGATAATATTCAATGATGACAAAATAGAATTCGAAGACTTTATTTTGCCAAATAACTTTACAAAAGACATCAACAGGATAATTTTGACTGGTATGGGTACTAGTCTTTATGCATGTGAGATTGGTCAATACTACATTGAAAGCTTGGCAAACATTCCATGTCAAACTGAGGATGCTTCTGAATTAAGATATAAAGATAGTCCAATTGATGAAAACACATTGCTTATTTCGGTTACTCAATCTGGTGAAACTGCAGATACATTGGGAGCAATGTCTTTATTTCAAACTAAAGGTTGTAAACAAATACTAATTTCAAATTCTATCGGCTCTGCAGCAAGTAGGATTGCAGATATTGAAATAAATATCAATTCAGGAATTGAAATTGGTGTTGCTAGTACAAAGTCATTTACAGGATCAATTTTATCTTTATTATTTCTAGCGATTAAATTGGGTGCTGATAAAGGTACTTTACCAATACCTGAAGCTGAATCTTTAATACTCGACTCTACAAAATTACCAGATCTGATGAATCAAGTGGTAGAAATGAATCCTCAAATAGAAATGATGGCTAAAAAATACTCAAAATATAATCATTTTCTATATTTAGGGCGAGGATTTAATAAACCTGTTGCATTTGAAGGTGCACTTAAACTAAAAGAAGTAAGCTACATTCATGCTGAAGGATATTCGGCAGGACAAATGAAACATGGCCCGATTGCTTTAGTTGATAATAATATTCCAGTTATAGCTATGGCACTAACAGATAATTACTACGAAAAAATGAGAAACACTATTCAAGAAATTAAGGCAAGAAGCGGAATTTTAATTGGACTTGTAACTAAAGGGAATTACGATTTAGATGGATTAATAGATGAT